In the Drosophila willistoni isolate 14030-0811.24 chromosome 3R, UCI_dwil_1.1, whole genome shotgun sequence genome, ACGCAGAGAACGATTGTCACTGATATTGAGACGACGCAATGCCTCcaattttggaaaattttgtGCATTGAAAACGACAAAAGCATTGTCCGCTAGATTCAATTGTATCAGCGATTTACCCAACAGCTGAATGCCACTTGGAACCTGTGCAAATAAATTTCCAGACACATCCAAGAAACGCAAATTGCTAAGAGTTCCAAACAGTTCAGTTGGCAGCGTTGTCATCTCATTGTGAGATAAATCCAAACGCTGCAAAGTGGTCACAGCAGCAATTGAGGCTGTGGTGGCCGCATCCAAGACATTGAGACGATTATAGGCCAAAGCAAGCTTGGTCAGTTGTGGTGTGTGCTCGAATAGCTTACGATCCAAACGGGCAATACGATTATGGCTAAGATCCAAATCTTTCAGAGCGATAGGCTCATATTTGGTAGCCTTGAAGGGACCACGAAACAGATCAGGTTTCAGTGCCTCGTCTGAAATCTCATTCCAGCTGAGATAAAGACCCTCCACATTGGGCACATCCATGAATAGTGGCGCCTGCAACTGTTGCATGCCGCAGTGGCGACACGACAAAGTCAATGTTGCATTTGTGGCTGGCAATTGCTGCAAGAGACGTATACGATTGCCCGAGTAGGAGGCAACTATCTCCACTCCTGTGGATTGGGTACCAAACTCTGTGGGCCAACGTGCCAGAATGTGTTCGAAATTCTTCATGGCACAGTTCAGAGTTTGATGAATGCGTTTACTACTATCCTGGGTGCTGAGGCAGACGCATGTTTCGCATATATTCGCCACAGGCTGGTATGGTATATCCTCATGCTGGGCATAGACCTGGAACCGAAGCAGCAACGCTATGCCACTGAGAAGCTGCAAAAGAAAAGCCAAGATTAGTGACTAATAAAAGGAGAACTTTATagtatttcaaaaaatatctttaacCATTAAAGTGTAAGGGAAACATATGAAAACTAACCCaacattctttgtttattatGAATTTATTGACCGATTTGCAAATGCGTATTCTTTATATATAGGTCGATGCCATCGATCGATTTTAAAGTGGTTTACGGCAGTTACGAAATTTGATTGAACCTTTGTGCAAGGTAAGAAGATTAATGATGACTGTTTTGGTGAATAAACAACAATATGGATATGAGTCAGTATACCAAAAATATTAAACCTTAAAAACACCTGGTGAGAATATTATTTCTATAGTCTTTGAAAACACTTGCATTTGAGTTTACGTGCCTAGGCCACACTTTAAAGTCTCTACATATTGGTAAATTATTATAACGAAAACTGATACTttcatatattatttttcttccCCCCTTtaactacatacatatctctGACCCCGAAACGTAGGGAACTAGAATGTACAAGATAAGATAATAAATTTTGTCGCATACCTAcactctttttgttttttagtttttttactTACCAACAGCAAAAAGGTGTGCTTCATTTCTATATACGTATGTCGTTTATAATTTAAGATTTCGTTGAAGATTTTTCCAAAGATctgcaaacaaaaattacaagaGTTTCCGTTTTGTTTTTAGCAATTTTTCACGAGCGAACCAAGTAAATGCAACAAACCGATCCGAAGAGCTTGTGGAAAATAGAACTAAATTAATGAATCAAGCCGACAACTGACTACAAGAGCCCGTTCGTTGGcattatatgtatttgttttgattaGATACGAGACGGAGAGATACTGATAGGCGATCACtgagagagcgaaagagagtCTGACAAAACAGTTATGGTAGTGGGCTTTGAAATACCCTTTACCAACTTCTAAAAGAGATATTTAGTGTAGAACTCATAATGTTCTTGAAATTGGCATCAAAGTCCTGCTGTCCTATCATTTGGTATGCCTATTCTATACTCACTTGAACCAAGGCAAACGTAAACATATTTTGTATTCTTGTTCGATTCCCATAAAGTCGTCTATATGGTGAAAATATATTGCaactaatatttttaaaatagatATTGAATCCATTCTTCGCAACGTTGAAGGAGTTCAaagtaataattaattattattaacttaACTTGATTCAGCTATTCCCTAAAGTATGCTAAGAATATCAAAACAGCTAAACTCTAAgcttattccaaaaaaaattgaattgagaTGTAATTACTCACCCTTTACGCTAATAAAAAAGATTCTAATAGGATTAAAACTAACGTAATGACTTAGAAGTTGTTACAACTTCAAGATCTTGGtctaaatcaaaatatattcCATAAGGTGTCGGCTTTTACTATACTTTAAACTTAATATGCCTTTTTGAAGCTTCTTCGTTACTGGGTATACAAACAAAGACTGCTCTCTGCTCTTTATTTCTGGGAACGTCGTAGAATATGTCTTTTTCTTTCTAAGTAAAAGTGAATTCCATTTGAGTCATTTACCATTCGGCGGCTGCTGGTTCTATCTCTTTACCCGCAAGGCCGTGGCGGCatcggcggcggcggcagcgtTGATGTTTCTTTAATACTTTGGAACCACACTGAGACACGGCGGTGACTAAAGTGCAGCTGCCTcacgacaacagcaacaacaaagacactatatatgtatgtacattcgTATAGAAATGATGATTTTTGACTCCAGATAAGATAATAAATTGTGTCATGTCGCAAGGCAATTCGTTCTCATTTCCATTCACATTTCCAGTTGACTCAAATGGAATAAAATTAATAGGGAAAGAGTCTCTTCCAATTAGAAACAGATGGCAATTACAAGACGGGCAAGTGTCATTGGGTTCCATTGAACTTTTAAAGATCAAATTGAGCTGTTCGCCACATTGTAccgcaaaaataaataaaaacaaacaaaacacaaatgcTTGTGGCACTATGGAAATTGGTTGCATAAACACTGTGGCGAGACAAATGGCCCCAGTCTCGGATAGCCAGCCAGACAGGCGTACAGACCGAGTTATAGAAACACTGTACAAATATATGTGTTTTAGTGAGTCATGGATCTTGCGTTATGTACCCAGCACACTTATAGGAAGAGTATATTGAGACTTTCTAGATCTTGATCTGCATCTAAGTAACTTAATATCAAACTTGACACTGACTGTTTGAAAACACTGACACAAGATCGCTCTACccagttttctttttaattttctagACCTAACACAAATTGGTAGTGGGTAACACAAAGCCGTTTCACTTGTTTAAGCCATTGCATAAAGTACGTGCACTCACAACAACAAACTGAAAAGAAATacgtagatatatatattctaaGATTGAATAGACAGTCTCTTTTACGATTTTGTCTTGCAGAAGTTCAGCTCGATTTGGCATACATTTATGATGGGTATACGTGAGTAAACGTCTTTGACGTATACGtgataaattgaaatttcacTAGCATTGTATGTTCGTGATAACTAACTTCTTTTTTTCGTAGTGTATTTCACTAATTTCTTAGATGAACTTTTCATAAGAAACagcacaaacaaaacataaaacagtCGCGACTTGGTCTCGGTCTCGTCTCGGTTTTTGCCTTTTCAACTTGCAAATGAAACCCGTTTGCCGTGTTGCAGCACTGTTTGCAGCTGCCACAATCGATGCTCATCCTCAACATCCTCGTCTTAAATCAACGCGCATTGAAATTGAAACCAAAATAAGTGAGAGAACAATGCGAACTTTGCAAACGAACGTGTTACCTGCCTCTGCCTGTTGCTCAAAATGAACTGAAACTGGAAATTTGTTTGTGGCTGGATATCGATTCCCGTTCCCACAATGCTGGACACACACAGCCCTCGTCCGCCAAAAGAAACCGGTCGGTCGTTGGCCGAATTTGAAAccaagacagagagagagagagagaaagagagacctcaagcacacacacacacacacatttatcTTGTTTATGCTATTGTCGAGCAGACTTAATATTAATGGAGGGCAGCTGGTTCTTCCAAATGCAACTTGCAACTGCAACGGAAACGCCGTTCGTGGCAAGATcgttaaatatttaagtatatACATGTACCTACCAGTACTTCCTGCGATGCGGTAACATTAAAGtgaattaaaaccaaaatttcGTCATTTAAAAGAACAAACATTTATGCAATTAACAACTATGCCTATCTATGGTGCATATAATAATCAATAGCCGTGGAGAAAGCTGCAAAACCTAAGCCGCCGATGATGCCAGCTTTAATGCCAGCCCGGAGGCCAATCAAACCACCTGTTATGCCACCTGCATATGTGCCATTTCGCCAATCGGTGACTCCGCGTTTCTGTGGGAAAAATGAAGAGGCGTTGTATTATTTAACTGGGTAATCTTTACACTCTTTTTCAGTCACTTACGCTCTCTATGGTACACTCAACAATAGAGAACACAGCGCCAATTAATGCAAAATTCTTGGCATAGGAATGCGTTGTGGCACGCATCTCACGGAAAACCTCACGAGccgtttgtttcttttcattGGCAAATGGATCAGCCATATTAGGATTAACGGAGGCACTGAACAAACCCAAAGCAGCTCCCAGGCCATATCCTACAAGGGgaaaatcataaataaaaatcatgaAATCTAAGCTTTGCTTCGTCCTTACCCATAACACAGGCCATGGCACACTTAAATCCACAACTCTCAACAGCCGTTTCTATCATTTTCTCCTCGTTGGTCTTTATCTTGACAGGACCATTGGTTTTGGGTATAACTATATTTTCACGGTATCTTTGAAAATTGCCCACAAATTTCAGAGCCATTTTATCAAGCTCGGCATTATCAAACATCCGCGGGGGAGTAATTTCTTTGGGCTGCTCCCCAGAATTGGGCAGCATGGACATCGTTAATGTTTATTAAATGCTGTTTCTTTTATACAGAAAATGTACACTTTaattgaaatggaaataaGCGTGTTTACgagttacaaaaaaataattgttccaaaaTTGTTATCACATCGTTGAAACAGCTGTTATTTTCGAAGGGCTGGATTAACACAATTAGTGTTACCAGGTCATCTGAGCGTAAAAAAGCTAAATAAACATTTCTAGCTTTTTTTCCTAGagaattttaaaaagtttttattttaaattattgtaAACTTTTCAAATCGTTATTAGAGAAAATGCCTATCGGCTAAAATATTCTGGATTTTAAACAAccttaatatataattaatcCACAGAAACGAATAGAGCTTGTTTATTAATTGGATAATCAAATTGGtgcattaaataatttaaatgaaataaattatatagtttGACTATAGCAATTTTTTAGATAATAATAGATAATCTGTTGACTATTTGCTATGTTTCTTTCAACGTTTTACTTGACAGACAATTAGCAATTGAATTCTGATTGCCACTGCAATTCTAAAgttcttttcaattttatacCCTCTCAGATTGATGTAGATTAGATTTCCCACTTGAAAAGTCATTACCCTAATTAACTAGAGACTTCCATTGCTTACTTTAAAAGTGCTGGTACTTATTTATAAActaatttgattgaaattgtCGACTTTTTAGTGTGGAAATCAAATTCAGTGCCCAATTATATGTGAATGATTAcctaaatattaaattttatttctatcaCAATTTAATTATACACAAATACCATGAAACGGAGAGAAATATACGGAAACTGCGGATATTAGAAGTTGAGTCAAGTTCATCTTTGGAGTGCCCTTTTTGGCGGAATTGGAAACGTTAGTTAAAAGCATATAGCAGTAACAAAATGACACAGAACCCTATAACGGCTCCCAAAATAAGGGAATCCCGGCgttttttgatattaataCGTTGAATAAGACTGCAAGAAACCAGAAATTAGTTACCATTTCATTGCACACTGAGATACTTTGTAGACTTACCTGGATATTAAGGGAAAACGATTCGATATGTCATTGAAGCGTGTCTGCATTCGCTTGAAGGCATGCCGCTGGGCATGCAGATTTTCTCGCGTCTCGATGGCAATGTTGATCTGATCGTTGATCATGTGGCTGGCACTGCCCAAGTGGCCGCTCTCCTTCATATACATTTCCCGACGACTTAGTCCCGAAATCGATGGACTACCGGTACTGGTGGTGGCCAAGCCCGAACCACGTAGCAGTTCCTCCCGCTCGATACGCGTAGTGTGATTAGCGCAAATCTTATTGAACTCCTGTCGATAGCCCTGCAGTATTTCCCTGTGACGCTGCAGAGTGTGCATGGCGGCTGCACCTGTTGCGGGCAGGTCAGACATGGATTCGTTTAGCGATGATAACTGTAAAAGACAAGTAGCCAAAGTGAGTCACACAAAGTAAAGAATCTGTTTAGGGTTGGTTAATAAACTTCCTTCTACCTTTTCCAGCATTTGCTCAATCTCCTCCGACAGGGATTCGAAGACATGTTCTCCCAACAATGGTGATGTGTCAGCTGTTATGCTGTTGCTAATGCCACCAGCTCCAATCTTGCTAAATGCCACAAGTTTCAGATCGATTTCATTTTCGAGTGTGCGGGCCTGCTTTCGCAGCACTAATCAAAAATAGGAAGAGGTTAAGGCAGAGTTGTAACTGAATTGAAATGTCGAAATCAGGATATAACTCGGATTACCATCATAGCTAGAGCCTcccatttaatttatttgtttctaAGCCTTTGTGAGTCGTAAATTTAGTGTGACCGTTCTAAACACAGAGTTTTATTGTAATCGATACTTACCACCATATGACACTACTACATTcgtaatatattttaatttctaaTCAAACTCACATCACAAGCTCAATGCAATTCAAACAGTCAAATTGTATAAAGAATTAAATTAGTAGGTTAACATCCACAATTAATGAAACTTACCAAAAATAgtggattttaaataaatttacttttaactTGTCTGATTAAAGCTAATGGCGTGTTATTTGGGCGTAAAATCTTTTGCACATCTGTATGTACCAGGGATGGaataaatggtttttttttgtttttgcttttcgaTTTGTTCACCAAACGTCACAAAAACACAGTTATCTGGCGGAAATTATTgagaaatttatatttattaaatgcCAAGGCGTTTCAGGAAATTGTCTACCAATCATTATGGCACCTACTAACTCAGCCAGCGCCAGTGACAAGATGAATTATGCTCTCCAAGTGGCTTTGCAGACCATGAAAGAGCGTTGTATACAATTGCAACAGCGGGTCAGCAAAATGGAGGAGGAGAACCTGCGTCTCCGTGAAGGCACAAATATGCAATCGGACTCAGGTGACAGCTTGACTTTGCGGTCGCAAGTATCGGAATTGCAACGACAGAAGGAGCAATTAGAGGAACAAATCAACATGGTGTCCAATGAGAATCGTCGATTGTGGTCACGTCTTTCACAGATTTCTAAGGATCAACAGCTAGAAGCATCTCAGGCACAGACTGCATCCAAAACCGACGATGAGTCGACCACTGACTTGCGTGCCAATCAAAACCTTATTCGTTCAAAGACATTCACACAGCACTCGCCAAATCCGCACTTGCGTCAGAAGATGATCTCGGATGAAATGAGTCTTGAGGAAATCGCCCTTGATGACTTTGGAGCCAATGACACAGACTTGGGCTATCCTTATGGCCTGCAGGTGCCAATGCATGAGACCGGAGGAATATCGACAGATTCAGATGCCAATTTGGATGCCAAACGTTGCATGGACGGCTTGCAGGATTTGCGTCGCGAGGCCATGAAACAGCAACAGGAACTTACATCGGTCCTAACACTGCTAGAAAGTCGCATTGGTAAGAGAACCTTGACCGCTTATCAGAAACTATTAGTCAGTTATGCGATTTCTTTGTCTTTGGTTATCTTATCTAGCGTTGCAGCCCTGTCCTGAATGCGCCCAAAAGGCTGCCCATAAACCGGAAATGGCCGATAAGAGCCTCGAAACAGATGAGAGCCTCAACAACGAATTAAAGCAGTATGACAAAGAGCAGATCGATGCTACCCACAATGGACATGATCAGGGTCATGGGCCAACACCTCCGCGCCTTAATATCATACAGGAGAAAATCCAGGCCGATGCCATGGAAAAGACATGCCCCATGTGCGGCAAGCTATATTCCAGCCAGATATCGTTTAAAGCATTTCGCGAGCATGTCGAAATGCATTTCATTGACGAAACAATCGAATTAGAGAACAATAGCATCGATCGACAGTTCGAGTTTGTCTCTCATACTGTGGGCGATTTCTGACCCAATAAACATATCCATCTATCTTATCACAGAGCTCTTACAAAATGACTATTTCTGCTTCTGTGTTCAAGTTGCAAACCGTGTGCTCTTTTAATTTCAACCTAAAACTGTTAAAGTTATATTATATAAGTGCATACTTAATTATAAGCGcgtgtatgtatattttaagTTTATTGTGACTGGATTGcaaaatacaatatatttgatatttatCCCAGCTCTCAATCTCGTGGACAACTTTCGAAAATTgaagaatttaatttttttcgcCAAACTATCAGTAGCAAAACTATTGAAAAGTGAaactattttaattgaaaagtaatggaaaaaattaatagaaaacgCTCGTTACTGCTCCCATTATGATTTGGCATTGTTATGACGATTGTGCCGATTTAATGTCGGAAGTTAAATAATTATACTACGGTTATCAAAAGAAGCAATTATGGCACAGCAAAGGTGTTGTAAGAAACCAGTTTACCAATGAGAAGCAACTGAAATCAATGAATTgtgactaaaaaaaaaaaggaaaaacataaTCTACAAACCAAAATTTACAATCAGCATAGACTTACTCACCTTTTGGTCTACCCCATGACTAAGTGGGCCATTCTTATAATTAATTCACAAGAATATTAACGTCACCGTTCCACAAGCTCTGCCCAAATTTTGCCCTTGTTTTAAATTAGTATCTGTTActatttcttttcattttttatttggttttatttgCTTTACAAAACTTGTATAACATTCCAATTTGGCCAATTTACATATTTGCCAAATCCAGTTGCGATTTTTGTctacatattttaaattatatcatcaaattttttaatgctCTCGGTTAGTGAAGAATTTGAAGAGTTTTTTGTTACCCTCGGAGAGGGTATTACAAATTTGTCAAAGTGTTTGTCATTCATTAACGAATTTAACCGATTTTTATTAGGGAGAATGTTAAATATTATCTGCATTTAGTTTGTCTATGATTTAGACATGACTTTTAGTTTAAACACAAGACTTTAAGAGGGGATCTTATCAGTTTTCTTCAAAATTAAGTGGAATTTGCCTTATGTGTATAATtaacatattaaaatttaaactaaagtaaaaaaaactgTTAAAAAACGTCTTAGTACGTCGCCCAGAAAAATAGcataattttttgattttcccatattttttaataacagaaataaaaattaaatgttagCTTCTTGATATTGAACTACTGAagatatttgaatattttgctttatataaaagagtttataaatgttttctCGTAAAGTGCCTACAATATTCGTTGTGACGTGATTTTTTTTCAGTgactaaataaaaaattatatggcagaaatggaaatgatttAAATTCGTCTAAAGATGCTGTTaattatatactttatggccAAACATAGTAACTGTTTAATAGAATAATTAAGCAAAATCTCTAATAGAGctacaattttaaatatttttttaattgtatgTGTAGgatataaatatttgtggGATATTGATATGGAAAAGGGTCAGAAGTTTATATTAAAAGTACGTTTAAAATCTACTTGCATACGAAcatttgcatatgtatatttcaaaAGATTTCATAAACTTTCAACATAGCTTAAAATACTTACAAAATATTCTTAACGAGTGgaattcattaaaaaatgtggcaaaaagtaaaaattgaAGTTTTGGAATATTGTTGGGAATTCCCTTAAACATTTTACCTCTATCTACATGTGTTACTCAATTATGTTAGGTTCCATATgtatttgtagttgttgttggtgtctTGCACCTATAACTTTTACATAAATCAAGTTGAAGAGAAAGATAAGTTTAATGGCATGTTGCTATGTACAGTATTTGACGATATTTCCGCAATTCTGAATGTTACGTTCgaaatttcaaatcaattgATCGATCATTCATCATTCCATTTCGAAAATATAACTCAACTGAAGTGGCAATTAAACTGCCACATTATTGCTACTGTTTGACGTTTTCCTTGCCTTGCCACATACACCCCACATCTTAAGATTCGTTTCgattccgtttccatttcccTTCCAATTGCCAACCATAAGCCAAGACAGCGGTTGGCGGTTTGTCTGCTAACCGCTCTGCTCCTACACATAACGTATAACTTCAACTATAAAAGTTATGTGGCGCTTTCTGAACCGTTTCAGTTCAGTTGTGCGTCGGCCACAGAGGCCACCgttatacacatacatatatctcatagaaaaaaaaaacaaacaaactaacaacaacaaattatgcaaaataaTTGTCAGTGTGCATCGGAATACAATTGAAATCGCAATCAGAATTAGAATTACAACAATCACAATTCAGACAAACCGGCATAATGCAATCCAGTGTTTTTCACAGACTTTTTCTATTACTACCGCTCGCCTATCAGCATACATCGAATGGTATTGTAATTGTTAAATggcaaaatacatatatctcaatatttttatacataatTTTGTGCGAATTGGAATTACTcagagcacacacacacacacacataagatCAGAGATGTTGGCTCTGCCTTTTTTTTTAGGGCCAATAATTAATCATCCATAAAAAATCCCCACACTAATTTGTGTCTTCAGACCAATTTGGAGTGATTGGTCAtggtcttttttttataaattttataagaGGATTTATCAGCTGCTTAGTGCGTgaaagaaagtgaaaatatgTTGTTAGCTGAATCGATTAATGAATTGTGTATAAAAATCTTACAGATGCTGATCATAAAGTGACACATTGGAATTATGAATACCATGGCACAAATTGGGGCGGCACTTGTCAATCGGGTGTCCAGCAATCTCCTATACAATTGGCCTATGACAAAGTAAGCTATAATAATAAATCGGAAATGATCTGAACtaaaatttataatgttttgaaATAAGTGAAAGTGCAATAGATCTTAGCTCACGTTAGTTGgttaattgttattatttaatttctgTTCAAGAACAAACAAATGACTTGAAATATTTCTCAATAATTTCATGTAATGATAAAATTTCACGTTAACATTTTCTT is a window encoding:
- the LOC6647498 gene encoding Golgi SNAP receptor complex member 1, with amino-acid sequence MGGSSYDVLRKQARTLENEIDLKLVAFSKIGAGGISNSITADTSPLLGEHVFESLSEEIEQMLEKLSSLNESMSDLPATGAAAMHTLQRHREILQGYRQEFNKICANHTTRIEREELLRGSGLATTSTGSPSISGLSRREMYMKESGHLGSASHMINDQINIAIETRENLHAQRHAFKRMQTRFNDISNRFPLISSLIQRINIKKRRDSLILGAVIGFCVILLLLYAFN
- the LOC6647500 gene encoding slit homolog 1 protein, encoding MKHTFLLLLLSGIALLLRFQVYAQHEDIPYQPVANICETCVCLSTQDSSKRIHQTLNCAMKNFEHILARWPTEFGTQSTGVEIVASYSGNRIRLLQQLPATNATLTLSCRHCGMQQLQAPLFMDVPNVEGLYLSWNEISDEALKPDLFRGPFKATKYEPIALKDLDLSHNRIARLDRKLFEHTPQLTKLALAYNRLNVLDAATTASIAAVTTLQRLDLSHNEMTTLPTELFGTLSNLRFLDVSGNLFAQVPSGIQLLGKSLIQLNLADNAFVVFNAQNFPKLEALRRLNISDNRSLRVLDRGSLRLPALEQLDCSHNPKLERIELDDLVESRNLTQLDLSQNALTTLTLNASSSNATWSRLRSFAIAGNPWFCNCDLFQALDLADRPHIQQSSDVARCDTPYILAGAQLSNLTADYICNMVIPKKYRAVDEEPPRFLRRRYIILTAIIASFVVVLGLIIGFIVVCVRRRLKGSDYGVQPIRYTSVRGSNLSAFSQLQPASVTSKFQNPSNAAVTGAANA
- the LOC6647497 gene encoding protein spindle-F yields the protein MAPTNSASASDKMNYALQVALQTMKERCIQLQQRVSKMEEENLRLREGTNMQSDSGDSLTLRSQVSELQRQKEQLEEQINMVSNENRRLWSRLSQISKDQQLEASQAQTASKTDDESTTDLRANQNLIRSKTFTQHSPNPHLRQKMISDEMSLEEIALDDFGANDTDLGYPYGLQVPMHETGGISTDSDANLDAKRCMDGLQDLRREAMKQQQELTSVLTLLESRIALQPCPECAQKAAHKPEMADKSLETDESLNNELKQYDKEQIDATHNGHDQGHGPTPPRLNIIQEKIQADAMEKTCPMCGKLYSSQISFKAFREHVEMHFIDETIELENNSIDRQFEFVSHTVGDF